A genomic window from Nocardioides jiangxiensis includes:
- the otsB gene encoding trehalose-phosphatase, protein MRFTSPDAMQRYAALARVAAGTVVGLDFDGTLAPIVEDPEKARIHPRGPGILLDLAAQVRGIAIVTGRPARQVVALGALDDLGTAFSDQGRELQVFGQYGNERWSSRDRRVLGPRPPHGLASFLGELPRILRRCDAADAYVEDKGLAVAVHTRRLEAPEAAFQRLLPELAIAAERHGMKVEPGRQVIEIRAPGADKGDVVQKLAHDLGALGVCFVGDDLGDLDAFHAVQALREDGMTTLLVCSASDEESALVPLSDVVVAGPDGVLQFLATLARDAAASARSEE, encoded by the coding sequence ATGCGGTTCACCTCGCCCGACGCCATGCAGCGGTACGCCGCGCTGGCGCGGGTGGCTGCGGGCACCGTGGTCGGTCTCGACTTCGACGGAACGCTCGCGCCGATCGTCGAGGACCCGGAGAAGGCCCGGATCCACCCGCGTGGTCCGGGCATCCTGCTCGACCTGGCGGCGCAGGTGCGGGGGATCGCCATCGTCACCGGGCGTCCCGCGCGTCAGGTCGTCGCGCTCGGGGCACTCGACGACCTCGGCACCGCCTTCTCGGACCAGGGACGCGAGCTGCAGGTCTTCGGGCAGTACGGCAACGAGCGCTGGAGCTCGCGTGACCGCCGGGTGCTCGGGCCCCGCCCACCGCACGGCCTGGCGTCGTTCCTCGGTGAGCTGCCGCGGATCCTGCGGCGGTGCGATGCCGCCGACGCCTATGTCGAGGACAAGGGGCTGGCGGTCGCCGTCCACACGCGGCGGCTCGAGGCGCCCGAGGCGGCGTTCCAGCGCCTGCTGCCGGAGCTCGCCATCGCGGCCGAGCGCCACGGCATGAAGGTCGAGCCCGGGCGGCAGGTCATCGAGATCCGCGCTCCCGGCGCCGACAAGGGTGACGTCGTCCAGAAGCTGGCGCACGACCTCGGCGCCCTCGGCGTCTGCTTCGTCGGCGACGACCTCGGCGACCTCGACGCGTTCCACGCCGTCCAGGCGCTGCGCGAAGACGGGATGACCACGCTGCTGGTCTGCTCGGCCTCCGACGAGGAGAGTGCGCTGGTGCCGCTGAGCGACGTCGTCGTCGCCGGTCCCGACGGGGTGCTGCAGTTCCTGGCGACGCTCGCCCGCGACGCCGCTGCCAGTGCCCGATCCGAGGAGTGA
- a CDS encoding LytR C-terminal domain-containing protein, protein MARRTRDEQGAAAPSFVVVLSVVAVAMAGIALIAKHDSGDDLEPVARPTTSTTVVESGSPSVAPTASVAPKPVKRNEVNVEVYNTSSIKKLAARTAEKASTLGWQVLGTDNWPGSVPAPTVYYGPRLEAAAKLLGQDLGIRRIRPAVDPMKPDRITVILDRTYVEG, encoded by the coding sequence GTGGCCCGTCGCACCCGTGACGAGCAGGGCGCAGCCGCCCCGTCGTTCGTCGTCGTCCTGAGCGTCGTCGCCGTGGCCATGGCCGGCATCGCCCTCATCGCCAAGCACGACTCCGGCGACGACCTCGAGCCGGTGGCCAGGCCGACCACCTCCACGACCGTGGTGGAGTCCGGCAGCCCCAGCGTGGCCCCCACTGCCTCGGTGGCGCCGAAGCCGGTCAAGCGCAACGAGGTCAACGTCGAGGTCTACAACACCTCGAGCATCAAGAAGCTGGCCGCGCGCACCGCGGAGAAGGCGTCGACCCTCGGCTGGCAGGTGCTCGGCACCGACAACTGGCCCGGCAGCGTCCCCGCGCCGACGGTCTACTACGGACCCCGCCTCGAGGCAGCCGCGAAGCTCCTCGGCCAGGACCTCGGCATCCGCCGGATCCGGCCCGCCGTCGACCCGATGAAGCCCGACCGCATCACCGTCATCCTCGACCGGACCTACGTCGAGGGCTGA
- a CDS encoding DUF3263 domain-containing protein, with the protein MDAAETVNQGEGAEGASLTERDRAILEFERQWWKFAGAKEQAVREKFDMSSTRYYQVLNALIDKPEALEADPLLVRRLRRLRAARQRQRSARRLGFEL; encoded by the coding sequence ATGGACGCCGCCGAGACGGTCAACCAGGGCGAGGGTGCCGAGGGCGCCTCGCTCACGGAGCGCGATCGCGCCATCCTCGAGTTCGAGCGCCAGTGGTGGAAGTTCGCCGGCGCCAAGGAGCAGGCGGTCCGCGAGAAGTTCGACATGTCCTCGACGCGCTACTACCAGGTGCTCAACGCCCTGATCGACAAGCCCGAGGCGCTCGAGGCCGACCCGCTGCTGGTCCGTCGCCTCCGCCGACTGCGCGCCGCGCGTCAGCGCCAGCGGTCCGCCCGTCGACTCGGATTCGAGCTCTGA